CTCGGGCTCGGCCGCCGATCTCAGGCGCTATCCCGCAAGCGCGGCCGCATACCTGAAGGACGGCCTGCCACCGAGCGCGCCATGGGGCGTCAAGTCCGAGACGCGGCTGCCGCAGGACACGCTCAAGGCGACGCTGTCACATCTTGCCGAGGCCGGCCCCCGTGATTTCTACCAGGGCGATCTCGCCAGGAGTATCGCCTCGGACGTCAAGGCCGACGGCGGCTCGCTGTCGGTGGAGGATCTCGCCGCATTCCGCGCCCATCTGCGCGAACCGCTGGCGATCCCTTATCGCGAGGGCAAGGTGTTTGCGACGCCGGAGCTCACGGCAGGGCCGACGATGGCACATGCGCTGCGCCTGTTGCAGCAGAGCTTGACGCCCGCAGGCGCGCCGGATGCCACCGCCTATGTCGAATATGCACTCGCCTTGCAGGCAGCCTTCCGCGAGCGGCTGAAGGACATGGGCGATGCCGACGGCAAGCGCTCGCTCGGCGCCGAATATCTTGCGCCCGCCTGCACCACGCATTTTTCCGTGGTCGACCGTCACGGCAACATCGCGGCGGTGACGCAGACGCTGCTCTCGTCCTTCGGTTCGAAATATGTGACGCCGCACAGCGGTATCACCATGAACAACGGCATCATGTGGTTCGATCCGACGCCGGGCACCACCAACTCGCTCGCATCAGGCAAGCGCTGCCTTTGCAACTACACGCCTGTTATCGCCGAGACCAAGGACGGCAAGCGCCTCGCCGTCGGCGCCTCCGGCGGCCGTCGCATTCTCCCCTCGGTGATGCAGCTCGTGTCCTTTGCGATGGATTTCGGCATGGATCTCGATGCCGCCATCCATCAGCCGCGCATCGACGCCAGCGAAGGCGCGATCGTGATCGGAGACGCCCG
This genomic stretch from Bradyrhizobium sp. CCGB12 harbors:
- a CDS encoding gamma-glutamyltransferase family protein; amino-acid sequence: MPHQFSLNQAVRKPAVASKGGIVASQSRRAAEVGAQVLAEGGDCVDAIVATTFALNVLEPWNSGIGGGGAMVLYRAKENRYEVIDYGMCAPQSLRAADYPLSGEGAASDLFPWSRVKNDRNIHGPGSIAVPGVVAGMEEAHRRYARMPWKDLVAPSAALAGEGLLVDWWTTLTISGSAADLRRYPASAAAYLKDGLPPSAPWGVKSETRLPQDTLKATLSHLAEAGPRDFYQGDLARSIASDVKADGGSLSVEDLAAFRAHLREPLAIPYREGKVFATPELTAGPTMAHALRLLQQSLTPAGAPDATAYVEYALALQAAFRERLKDMGDADGKRSLGAEYLAPACTTHFSVVDRHGNIAAVTQTLLSSFGSKYVTPHSGITMNNGIMWFDPTPGTTNSLASGKRCLCNYTPVIAETKDGKRLAVGASGGRRILPSVMQLVSFAMDFGMDLDAAIHQPRIDASEGAIVIGDARLPEDVRKTLAARFDYEESQVQALPQKFACPSVVMREGDTNFGAVEIFQPWADAVAED